The Thalassotalea nanhaiensis genome has a window encoding:
- a CDS encoding FAD-dependent monooxygenase, with protein sequence MQSYDIVIVGGGMVGLTAALAICKQTPLKVAIIDNMPLNPIGDAPHLRVSAINDASKQLFTNLGVWDAITSVRSQAYTNMHVWDKDGFGHLDFDLSDLPNSANNDDCLGTIIENDVIRNALYQAVEQHDNITLIKQTLTSIGTGESEVFLSFSEHTPIIAKLVIGADGANSWVRKQLDMAMTFRDYDHHAVVASVDCSQGHQKTAWQVFLDTGPLAFLPLYQQNTCSIVWSLPPAEAMRVKALSAEDFNKEITAASDGKLGQVSLQSERVSFPLTMRIAREFVKDRVILIGDAAHTIHPLAGQGVNLGLVDASALAQTIVSTLNDGKELNDNKLLGHFSRWRKSDATEMIAAMESIKQGFSLQQVLPKFIRGIGMSVLNNISPLKQLLIKQAMGQTTNLPELSKVKDPLL encoded by the coding sequence ATGCAAAGTTACGATATCGTTATTGTTGGTGGTGGCATGGTAGGGTTAACCGCAGCGCTTGCTATTTGTAAACAAACACCATTAAAAGTAGCCATTATCGACAACATGCCATTAAACCCTATTGGTGATGCTCCGCATTTAAGGGTTAGTGCTATTAACGATGCAAGTAAGCAACTATTTACTAACTTAGGTGTGTGGGACGCAATCACCAGTGTTCGCAGTCAAGCCTATACTAATATGCATGTATGGGATAAAGACGGTTTTGGTCATTTAGATTTCGACCTTAGTGATTTACCCAACTCGGCCAATAATGATGATTGCCTTGGCACCATTATTGAAAATGATGTCATTCGAAATGCGCTTTATCAGGCAGTAGAACAACATGACAATATCACCTTGATCAAACAAACACTCACCAGTATTGGTACTGGCGAAAGCGAAGTGTTTTTAAGCTTTAGCGAGCATACACCTATTATTGCTAAACTGGTGATTGGTGCTGACGGAGCTAATTCATGGGTACGTAAGCAACTTGATATGGCGATGACCTTTCGTGATTATGATCATCATGCGGTTGTAGCAAGTGTTGATTGTAGCCAAGGCCATCAAAAAACTGCGTGGCAAGTATTTTTAGATACTGGTCCGCTAGCGTTTTTACCGCTTTATCAGCAAAACACCTGTTCAATAGTGTGGTCACTACCTCCGGCTGAAGCGATGCGAGTAAAAGCGCTTTCTGCAGAAGATTTTAATAAAGAAATTACCGCAGCAAGTGATGGCAAACTTGGTCAGGTAAGCTTGCAAAGCGAACGAGTAAGCTTTCCATTAACCATGCGAATTGCACGAGAATTTGTTAAAGACCGAGTGATACTTATTGGCGATGCCGCGCATACCATTCATCCACTTGCCGGGCAGGGTGTTAACCTAGGCTTGGTTGATGCGTCTGCATTGGCACAAACCATTGTTAGTACTTTAAACGATGGTAAAGAGCTGAACGATAATAAATTACTTGGTCACTTTAGCCGTTGGCGCAAGAGTGACGCGACAGAGATGATCGCGGCAATGGAGTCGATTAAACAAGGCTTTAGTCTGCAACAGGTTTTGCCCAAATTTATTCGTGGCATCGGTATGTCAGTACTAAATAATATCTCACCACTTAAACAGTTGTTGATCAAACAAGCCATGGGGCAAACAACAAACTTACCAGAACTGTCAAAAGTTAAAGATCCGCTTTTATAA
- the pepP gene encoding Xaa-Pro aminopeptidase — MKHTKIDVSEFVARREKLLAQMPDNSVALIPANKEVTRSRDTEFLFCQDKDFYYLTGFHEPDALLVLVKGDEFESVLFCRDKDPEQEVWHGRRVGAEKAQTDYNFDLTYTLDELEQVLPMYINAKQTLLFAQGAQDEFDRLVFACLDVLRGGVKQGLTAPNTIIDIRETIHEMRLIKSDAEIQVMREANIISGNAHKRAMEFTKQGVFEYQVEAEILHEFASNGARTAAYGSIVGGGENATILHYTDNDEVLIDDDLLLIDAGAELAGYAADITRTFPVNGKFNEEQAALYNLVLKSQIAAIEAIKPGANFAQLNDIVNVVLTEGLLELGLLEGDLDTLVEETACKKYFIHGLGHWLGLDVHDVGDYQMNEERKQIRSFEPGMVMTIEPGLYIDAEASVDDKWQGLGVRIEDNILVTKDGYENLTINAPKTISDIEAVMKG, encoded by the coding sequence ATGAAACATACCAAAATTGACGTGAGCGAATTTGTAGCACGCCGCGAAAAACTCCTTGCCCAAATGCCTGACAATTCAGTGGCATTAATTCCTGCAAATAAAGAAGTAACTCGTTCCCGTGATACAGAGTTTTTATTTTGCCAAGACAAAGACTTTTATTACCTAACTGGTTTTCATGAGCCTGATGCTTTATTGGTATTAGTTAAAGGTGATGAATTTGAATCAGTGTTGTTTTGCCGTGATAAAGATCCTGAGCAAGAAGTATGGCATGGCCGTAGAGTTGGCGCTGAAAAAGCCCAAACGGATTACAATTTTGATTTAACCTATACCTTGGATGAGCTAGAGCAGGTTCTACCGATGTACATTAATGCCAAGCAAACATTATTGTTTGCCCAAGGCGCGCAAGATGAATTTGATCGCTTAGTATTTGCATGTTTAGACGTTTTACGCGGCGGGGTTAAACAAGGTTTAACTGCGCCAAATACCATTATTGATATTCGTGAAACCATTCATGAAATGCGCTTAATAAAATCTGACGCCGAAATTCAAGTAATGCGTGAAGCGAATATAATTTCGGGTAATGCCCACAAACGCGCGATGGAATTTACCAAACAAGGCGTGTTTGAATACCAGGTTGAAGCTGAAATACTGCACGAGTTTGCCTCAAATGGTGCTCGTACTGCTGCTTATGGTTCTATTGTTGGCGGCGGTGAAAACGCAACTATTTTGCATTACACCGATAATGATGAAGTTTTAATTGATGATGACTTATTATTAATTGATGCTGGTGCTGAACTGGCAGGTTACGCCGCCGATATTACCCGTACGTTTCCGGTAAATGGTAAGTTTAATGAAGAACAAGCTGCGCTTTATAATTTAGTATTAAAGTCGCAAATCGCTGCCATTGAAGCAATAAAACCCGGCGCTAATTTTGCACAGCTTAATGACATTGTTAATGTTGTTCTTACTGAAGGGTTATTAGAGCTTGGTTTATTAGAGGGTGATTTAGACACGCTTGTAGAAGAAACAGCCTGTAAAAAATACTTTATTCATGGCTTAGGCCACTGGCTTGGTTTAGATGTGCACGATGTTGGTGATTATCAGATGAACGAAGAACGCAAACAAATACGCAGCTTTGAACCTGGCATGGTAATGACCATTGAACCTGGTTTATATATAGATGCTGAAGCTTCTGTTGACGACAAGTGGCAAGGGTTAGGTGTTCGTATCGAGGACAATATTTTAGTGACCAAAGATGGCTATGAAAACTTAACGATTAATGCACCTAAAACCATTAGCGACATTGAAGCTGTGATGAAAGGTTAA
- the gcvP gene encoding aminomethyl-transferring glycine dehydrogenase: MSTQTLSQLEQTQDFIRRHIGPNSEQTKAMLNDIGADSVDALIDEIVPTNIRLSQLPAIGESKTEVKALSDLKAVASLNVVNQSNIGLGYYPTHTPNVILRNVLENPGWYTAYTPYQPEIAQGRLESLLNYQQMCLDLTGLDLASASLLDEGTAAAEAMALAKRVSKNKKSNLFFIADSVYPQTIDVVKQRAEMFGFDLVFGPAEDVVNHNVFGALLQYPTASGEVSDITPLIEAVHANKGIVAVAADIMSLVLLKAPGELGADVVIGSSQRFGVPMGYGGPHAAFFTTSDKYKRSLPGRIIGVSKDTRGKDALRMAMQTREQHIRREKANSNICTAQVLLANMAAFYAIYHGPKGLKVIAERIHRFADILCLGTAQKGLTAVHANYFDTLTFNVSNKDEIVARALANGVNLRTDVEGQVSVSLDETTTREGIASLFDILLGEGHGLDVAQLDADILSCGHSSIPASLVRESAILTHPVFNSYHSETEMLRYIKKLENKDLALNHSMISLGSCTMKLNATAQMIPVSWPEFANMHPFAPIDQAQGYKHMIDELGDWLVELTGYDNISMQPNSGAQGEYAGLIAIHKYHESRGDSHRNICLIPSSAHGTNPASAQMVGMKIVVTACDKDGNVDMDDLKAKAEEHSENLACIMITYPSTHGIYEATIKEICEIIHDNGGQVYLDGANMNAQVGITSPGFIGADVSHLNLHKTFAIPHGGGGPGMGPIGVKAHLAPFLPDHALVTVDESTKGNGAVSAAPFGSAGILCISYMYVAMLGKQGVTDSTKYAITNANYLAHKLSEHFPILYTGNNGRVAHECIVDLRPLKEASGITEMDVAKRLMDYGFHAPTMSFPVAGTLMIEPTESEAKVELDRFVEAMTSIRNEIAKVENGEWTLEDNPLHNAPHTLADITDANWDRGYSIQEAVFPVAAAAANKFWPTVNRIDDVYGDRNLICSCPAVSTYED, from the coding sequence ATGTCTACTCAAACTTTATCTCAGTTAGAACAAACTCAAGATTTCATTCGTCGCCATATTGGCCCGAACAGTGAACAAACAAAAGCAATGTTAAATGACATTGGTGCTGATTCTGTTGATGCCTTAATCGATGAAATTGTCCCGACCAATATTCGTTTATCTCAATTACCAGCTATTGGTGAAAGCAAAACTGAAGTTAAAGCTTTAAGCGATTTAAAAGCGGTTGCCAGCCTTAACGTAGTAAACCAATCAAACATTGGTTTAGGATATTACCCAACTCATACACCAAACGTTATTTTACGCAACGTGCTTGAAAATCCAGGCTGGTACACGGCATATACGCCATACCAACCAGAAATTGCTCAAGGTCGTTTAGAGTCTTTATTAAACTACCAACAAATGTGTTTAGACTTAACTGGGTTAGACTTGGCATCGGCATCACTACTTGATGAAGGTACCGCAGCTGCAGAAGCTATGGCGTTAGCCAAACGTGTATCTAAAAACAAAAAATCAAACTTATTCTTTATTGCTGACAGTGTTTACCCACAAACTATTGACGTGGTTAAGCAACGTGCAGAAATGTTTGGTTTTGATCTTGTATTTGGCCCTGCTGAAGATGTGGTTAACCACAATGTATTTGGTGCGTTATTACAATACCCAACAGCATCTGGTGAAGTATCAGACATTACGCCACTGATTGAAGCGGTACATGCCAACAAAGGTATTGTAGCGGTTGCTGCTGACATTATGTCATTGGTACTTTTAAAAGCTCCAGGCGAACTGGGCGCTGATGTAGTCATTGGTTCAAGCCAACGCTTTGGTGTTCCAATGGGCTACGGCGGACCACACGCTGCATTCTTCACAACAAGTGACAAGTACAAACGTTCATTACCAGGTCGTATTATTGGTGTTTCTAAAGATACACGCGGTAAAGACGCATTGCGTATGGCTATGCAAACTCGTGAGCAACACATTCGCCGCGAAAAAGCCAACTCAAACATTTGTACCGCACAAGTATTATTAGCCAACATGGCCGCGTTTTACGCGATTTACCATGGACCAAAAGGCTTAAAAGTAATTGCTGAGCGTATTCACCGTTTTGCTGATATTTTATGTTTAGGTACGGCGCAAAAAGGCTTAACAGCTGTTCATGCCAACTACTTTGATACGTTAACATTCAATGTTAGTAACAAAGACGAAATTGTTGCTCGCGCTTTAGCTAATGGCGTTAACTTACGAACTGACGTAGAAGGTCAGGTAAGTGTTTCTTTAGATGAAACTACGACTCGTGAAGGTATTGCTAGCTTATTTGATATCTTACTTGGTGAAGGCCATGGTTTAGATGTTGCACAATTAGATGCTGATATCTTGTCATGTGGTCATTCTTCAATTCCAGCATCCCTTGTACGTGAGTCTGCAATTTTAACGCATCCGGTATTTAACTCGTACCACAGCGAAACTGAGATGTTACGTTACATCAAAAAGCTTGAAAACAAAGATTTAGCGCTTAACCATTCAATGATCTCTCTTGGTTCATGTACGATGAAACTTAATGCGACAGCGCAGATGATCCCAGTGTCATGGCCTGAATTTGCTAATATGCACCCATTTGCACCAATTGATCAGGCGCAAGGTTACAAGCATATGATTGACGAGTTAGGTGATTGGTTAGTTGAACTTACCGGTTACGATAACATCTCTATGCAACCAAATTCTGGTGCTCAAGGTGAGTATGCTGGCTTAATCGCTATTCATAAATACCATGAAAGCCGCGGCGACAGTCACCGTAACATTTGTTTGATCCCATCATCTGCGCACGGTACTAACCCTGCCTCTGCACAAATGGTTGGTATGAAAATCGTAGTTACTGCTTGTGATAAAGACGGTAACGTTGACATGGATGATTTAAAAGCAAAAGCAGAAGAGCATTCTGAAAACCTTGCTTGTATCATGATCACTTACCCATCGACACACGGTATTTACGAAGCAACTATTAAAGAAATCTGTGAAATCATTCACGACAATGGCGGTCAAGTATACCTTGATGGCGCTAACATGAATGCTCAGGTTGGTATTACTTCTCCTGGTTTCATCGGCGCAGATGTATCGCACTTAAACTTACACAAAACCTTTGCTATTCCACACGGTGGTGGTGGTCCAGGTATGGGTCCTATTGGTGTTAAAGCACACCTTGCGCCTTTCTTACCTGATCACGCATTAGTGACGGTTGATGAATCAACCAAAGGTAATGGCGCGGTTTCGGCAGCACCATTTGGCTCTGCTGGTATTTTATGTATTTCTTACATGTATGTTGCCATGCTGGGCAAACAAGGTGTTACTGATTCTACTAAATACGCAATCACTAACGCTAACTACCTAGCGCACAAGTTAAGCGAACATTTCCCTATTTTATATACGGGTAACAATGGTCGCGTAGCGCATGAGTGTATTGTTGATTTACGTCCACTTAAAGAAGCTTCAGGCATTACTGAAATGGATGTAGCGAAGCGTTTAATGGATTACGGTTTCCATGCACCAACAATGTCATTCCCGGTAGCGGGTACATTAATGATTGAGCCAACTGAGTCAGAAGCAAAAGTTGAACTTGACCGTTTTGTTGAAGCAATGACCAGCATTCGCAACGAAATCGCAAAAGTAGAAAACGGTGAGTGGACACTTGAAGACAACCCGCTACATAACGCACCACATACGTTAGCTGATATTACAGATGCTAACTGGGATCGAGGTTACTCAATTCAAGAAGCGGTATTCCCTGTTGCAGCGGCAGCGGCGAACAAGTTCTGGCCAACGGTTAACCGTATCGATGACGTATACGGCGATCGTAACTTGATTTGTTCATGTCCTGCGGTATCGACTTACGAAGACTAG
- the ubiH gene encoding 2-octaprenyl-6-methoxyphenyl hydroxylase — translation MTTATHYDVIISGAGLAGASMALALSKLNKADGSKLSIAVVEAFAINDNLPKSYDARVIALSHGTATYLQELGVWQTLKPDAMAIADIHISDRGYYGKARINAIDYNVSALGFVSEMQAIGNCLITPLKQCSNVHFIEGQSITNINWQKSDVTVDLADGHSLSAELLLGCDGGQSVCRQQAKISSQEFDYQQVAIIANVSPSKAHNSRAFERFTEYGPLAMLPMTDGRCSLVWTVTPEQVAPLMALSDDEFAQQLEHAFGHWLGSFTQVGKRFSFPLKLIQADEQIHHRMALIGNASHTLHPIAGQGFNLGMRDVKQMTQTIAQALSDNADIGKLKYLRHYADNRSEDHGQVIALTDSLVHLFSNKHFPLVVGRGIGLKVLNYIAPLKKALAEKTMGHTR, via the coding sequence ATGACAACAGCAACACATTACGACGTAATCATATCTGGTGCTGGCCTTGCTGGTGCAAGTATGGCGTTAGCTTTGTCAAAGCTGAACAAAGCCGATGGCAGTAAGTTGTCGATTGCCGTTGTTGAAGCGTTTGCAATTAACGATAACTTACCAAAAAGTTATGATGCCAGAGTGATTGCCTTGTCACATGGCACTGCCACTTACTTGCAAGAGCTTGGCGTTTGGCAAACATTAAAGCCCGATGCGATGGCGATTGCTGATATTCATATATCGGATCGTGGTTATTACGGTAAGGCCCGCATTAATGCAATTGATTATAATGTGTCAGCATTAGGTTTTGTCAGTGAAATGCAAGCCATTGGCAATTGTTTAATAACGCCATTAAAGCAATGTAGCAACGTGCATTTTATCGAAGGGCAGAGCATTACCAATATTAATTGGCAAAAAAGTGATGTGACCGTTGATTTAGCCGATGGTCATTCGCTTAGCGCTGAATTATTACTTGGCTGCGATGGTGGACAATCAGTATGTCGCCAGCAGGCGAAAATTTCATCCCAAGAGTTTGATTATCAACAAGTGGCAATTATTGCCAATGTTAGCCCAAGCAAAGCACATAATAGCAGGGCGTTTGAGCGATTTACCGAGTATGGGCCGCTAGCAATGTTGCCGATGACCGATGGCCGATGTTCATTAGTGTGGACGGTAACACCGGAGCAAGTCGCCCCTCTTATGGCGTTGTCAGATGATGAATTTGCACAACAACTAGAACATGCCTTTGGCCATTGGCTTGGCAGTTTTACCCAAGTAGGTAAACGTTTTAGTTTTCCATTAAAACTTATTCAAGCGGATGAGCAGATTCATCACCGCATGGCGCTTATTGGCAATGCATCACATACCTTACACCCCATTGCCGGCCAAGGGTTTAACCTAGGTATGCGCGACGTTAAGCAAATGACACAAACAATAGCGCAGGCACTAAGTGATAATGCTGATATTGGTAAGCTTAAATATTTGCGGCATTATGCTGATAACAGGAGCGAGGATCATGGCCAGGTGATTGCCTTAACTGATTCGTTAGTGCATTTGTTTTCGAATAAACATTTTCCGCTAGTGGTGGGCCGCGGCATTGGTTTGAAAGTGTTGAATTATATTGCGCCATTGAAAAAAGCACTGGCTGAGAAGACCATGGGGCATACTCGTTAA
- a CDS encoding UPF0149 family protein, producing the protein MSEQSSLSFASVQAALGGENFQGSASEIHGLLTGIISSGFDFEDDSYLSLVSDFFNNGEGLGKNLKDLLKQLYGDIWQAVLDDNFSFQLLLPDDDEAMDERGPALSLWVQGFNLGFGLQQKDKSKFSEDVAEIINDFSDIANLSTELEEDEETENAYYEILEYVRISALLCFAELGAKPDANNTANTIH; encoded by the coding sequence ATGAGTGAACAATCGTCTTTAAGTTTTGCTAGCGTGCAAGCAGCCCTCGGTGGCGAAAATTTTCAAGGTAGTGCCTCTGAGATCCATGGTTTATTAACCGGTATTATTAGTTCTGGTTTTGACTTTGAAGATGACAGCTACCTGTCGTTGGTGAGTGACTTTTTCAATAATGGTGAAGGCTTAGGTAAAAACCTGAAAGACTTACTAAAGCAACTGTACGGTGATATTTGGCAAGCAGTGCTAGATGACAACTTTAGTTTTCAGTTGTTATTACCTGATGACGATGAAGCTATGGATGAACGTGGCCCGGCGCTTAGCTTGTGGGTACAAGGCTTCAACTTGGGTTTTGGTTTACAGCAAAAAGACAAATCAAAATTTTCTGAAGATGTCGCTGAAATTATTAATGACTTCTCCGATATTGCTAATCTTTCAACTGAATTAGAAGAAGATGAAGAAACTGAAAATGCCTATTATGAAATTTTAGAATATGTGCGCATCTCTGCATTATTATGTTTTGCCGAATTAGGTGCCAAGCCTGACGCAAATAACACAGCAAACACAATACATTAA
- the gcvH gene encoding glycine cleavage system protein GcvH, translating into MSNIPSELKYATSHEWVRNEGDGTVTVGITEHAQGLLGDMVFVELPDVGDEVATGDDVAVAESVKAASDIYAPVSGEIIEVNEDLEDSPELVNSDAFGDGWLFKVKLDDAAELDALLDAEGYANSIDDE; encoded by the coding sequence ATGAGCAACATTCCTTCTGAGTTAAAATATGCAACTTCTCACGAGTGGGTACGTAACGAAGGTGACGGTACTGTTACTGTAGGTATTACTGAGCACGCACAAGGTCTTTTAGGCGACATGGTATTTGTAGAATTACCAGATGTTGGCGATGAAGTAGCAACTGGTGACGACGTAGCCGTAGCTGAGTCTGTTAAAGCAGCTTCAGATATTTACGCTCCTGTTTCTGGTGAAATTATTGAAGTAAACGAAGACCTTGAAGATTCACCTGAGTTAGTTAACTCTGACGCATTCGGTGACGGTTGGTTATTCAAAGTTAAATTAGATGACGCTGCTGAACTTGACGCATTACTTGATGCTGAAGGTTATGCCAATTCTATTGATGACGAATAA
- the gcvT gene encoding glycine cleavage system aminomethyltransferase GcvT: protein MTNKTVLHAKHLECGAKMVDFYGWEMPINYGSQIEEHHAVRTDAGMFDVSHMTIVDIQGSDAKPFLRRLVINDVAKLEVAGKALYTGMCNEEGGVIDDLIVYFYSDTEYRLVVNSATREKDLAWINKQAEGYSVTITERPEFAMIAIQGPQAKAKVATLLTAEQTAAVDGMKPFFSVQAGDLFIATTGYTGENGYEIALPADMAADFWQQLVDAGVAPCGLGARDTLRLEAGMNLYGLDMDETVSPLAANMAWTIAWDDENRNFIGRDVLAAQRAAGDQHKLVGLVMEAKGVLRTGLKVITEHGEGVITSGTFSPTLGHSIAMARVPRAVKLEETVQVEMRKKLVDVKVIRPSFVRNGKKVF from the coding sequence ATGACTAATAAAACGGTATTACACGCTAAACACCTAGAGTGCGGCGCAAAAATGGTTGATTTCTATGGCTGGGAAATGCCAATTAACTATGGCTCTCAAATCGAAGAGCATCATGCAGTTCGCACCGATGCAGGTATGTTTGATGTATCTCACATGACTATTGTTGATATACAAGGTAGTGATGCAAAACCTTTCTTACGTCGTTTAGTGATTAACGATGTGGCAAAGTTAGAGGTTGCTGGTAAAGCGCTTTACACTGGTATGTGTAATGAAGAAGGTGGCGTAATTGATGATTTGATCGTTTACTTCTACAGCGACACTGAATACCGTTTAGTTGTTAACTCGGCAACTCGTGAGAAAGACTTAGCTTGGATCAACAAACAAGCAGAAGGTTATTCAGTAACTATTACTGAACGTCCTGAATTTGCCATGATTGCTATTCAAGGCCCACAGGCAAAAGCAAAAGTTGCTACTCTTTTAACTGCTGAGCAAACTGCTGCAGTTGATGGTATGAAACCATTCTTTAGTGTACAGGCTGGCGATTTATTTATTGCTACTACTGGTTACACTGGCGAAAACGGTTACGAAATTGCGTTACCTGCCGATATGGCTGCTGACTTCTGGCAACAGCTTGTTGACGCTGGCGTAGCACCATGTGGTTTAGGTGCTCGTGACACATTACGTTTAGAAGCTGGCATGAACCTTTACGGTTTAGATATGGATGAAACTGTATCACCACTTGCTGCTAACATGGCTTGGACAATTGCTTGGGATGATGAAAATCGTAACTTTATTGGCCGTGACGTACTAGCTGCACAACGCGCCGCAGGCGATCAACACAAACTTGTTGGTTTAGTGATGGAAGCGAAAGGTGTATTGCGTACAGGTTTAAAAGTGATTACTGAACATGGCGAAGGCGTTATTACTTCAGGTACGTTTTCACCAACGTTAGGCCACTCAATTGCAATGGCAAGAGTACCTCGTGCGGTTAAGTTAGAAGAAACTGTACAAGTGGAAATGCGTAAGAAATTGGTTGATGTAAAGGTTATTAGACCAAGCTTTGTTAGAAACGGTAAAAAAGTATTTTAA